Proteins encoded together in one Formosa sp. Hel3_A1_48 window:
- a CDS encoding 3-oxoacyl-ACP synthase III family protein: protein MSIRITGTGSYIPELIKKNNDFINRDFYTLEGESIETPADIVIDKFKAITGISERRYADDKLTASDLGAFAGNKALEDAKIDPETLDYIICAHNFGDVKHKTIQSDILPCLAARIKHLLKIKNPKCVAYDILFGCPGWVEGVVQAQAFIKAGMAKRCLVIGAETLSRVVDPFDRDSMIYADGAGATVIEASEEEGGIIAHESASYTHDEIYHLFFGNSNDKSQDEDVRYIKMYGRKIYEFALNNVPNALKNCLDKSGFSINEVKKILIHQANEKMDEAIVKRFYRLYKTAVPDGIMPMTIHKFGNSSVATVPTLFDLIRKGVLKEHNLSKGDVIIFASVGAGMHINAIVYKY, encoded by the coding sequence ATGAGCATTCGAATTACTGGAACTGGAAGTTATATCCCTGAACTTATTAAAAAAAATAACGATTTTATCAATCGTGATTTTTATACTCTTGAGGGAGAATCTATCGAAACACCGGCAGATATTGTTATTGATAAATTTAAGGCGATTACTGGAATTTCGGAGAGACGTTACGCCGATGACAAACTTACTGCTTCAGATTTAGGTGCTTTTGCAGGAAATAAAGCTCTTGAGGACGCGAAAATTGACCCCGAAACTTTAGATTACATCATATGTGCCCACAATTTTGGCGATGTGAAACATAAGACCATCCAAAGTGATATTCTGCCGTGCTTAGCTGCGCGAATAAAACACCTTTTAAAAATTAAAAACCCAAAATGTGTCGCATATGACATTCTTTTTGGTTGCCCTGGCTGGGTCGAGGGGGTGGTACAAGCACAAGCCTTCATAAAAGCGGGGATGGCAAAACGCTGTTTGGTTATTGGGGCCGAAACTCTTTCAAGAGTAGTCGATCCTTTTGATCGAGATTCAATGATTTATGCTGATGGAGCAGGCGCTACAGTTATAGAGGCTAGTGAGGAAGAAGGAGGAATCATTGCTCATGAATCTGCTTCTTATACACACGACGAGATATACCATTTATTTTTTGGCAACTCCAATGATAAAAGCCAGGATGAAGATGTGAGGTACATTAAAATGTACGGAAGAAAAATTTATGAATTTGCATTAAATAACGTTCCTAATGCACTTAAAAATTGTTTGGATAAAAGTGGTTTTTCCATAAATGAAGTCAAAAAAATACTCATTCATCAGGCCAACGAAAAAATGGATGAAGCCATTGTAAAACGCTTCTATAGACTCTATAAAACAGCTGTTCCGGATGGCATCATGCCCATGACAATTCATAAATTCGGTAATAGCTCAGTAGCTACCGTGCCCACATTATTTGATTTGATCAGAAAAGGTGTTCTTAAAGAACATAATCTCAGTAAAGGTGATGTTATTATATTTGCAAGCGTAGGTGCAGGTATGCACATCAACGCCATTGTTTATAAATATTAA
- the gcvP gene encoding aminomethyl-transferring glycine dehydrogenase — protein sequence MNPDIFSQRHIGPNTTQVNEMLQAIGVQSIDELIAQTVPNNIRLPRPLKLEHPLSEQKFLEHIHNLGSKNKVFKSYIGMGYHPSNLPAVIQRNILENPGWYTAYTPYQAEIAQGRLEALLNFQTMITDLTGMELANASLLDESTAAAEAMALLFAVRDRASVKSAVVKFFVSEDIFPQTLAVLQTRAIPIGVELVIGNAEEFKFNSDFFGALIQYPGASGNITDIETFIETANANNIKVAVAADILSLVKLEAPGKFGADVVVGTTQRFGIPMGYGGPHAAYFATKEAYKRHIPGRIIGVTKDMNGQRALRMALQTREQHIKRDRATSNICTAQVLLAVMAGMYAVYHGPNGLKYIANKVHQNTNRLANALTKAGLVLEYHNYFDTLRIKVEKVDKIKEIAVNHEVNFFYPDTTTVSISVNETTDEKDLKVILSIFSKALNNTIELEDSSSEVLPENLIRKSSFLTNSVFNTYHSETELMRYIKRLERKDLALNFSMISLGSCTMKLNAAVEMLPLSWSNWGNIHPFAPLDQVKGYAEVLSTLEKQLNEITGFSGTSLQPNSGAQGEFAGLMTIKAYHESRGDHHRKICIIPSSAHGTNPASAVMAGMKVVVTKSSENGNIDVEDLRQKAIQHKDSLAALMVTYPSTHGVYESEIKQITQIIHDYGGQVYMDGANMNAQVGLTNPGQIGADVCHLNLHKTFAIPHGGGGPGVGPICVAEQLTPFLPGNPLIKTGGSQAITSISGAPYGSALACLISYGYIKMLGAEGLTQATKVAILNANYIKERLEGYYPTLYTGEKGRAAHEMIIDCRSFKTNGIEVTDIAKRLMDYGFHAPTVSFPVAGTMMIEPTESESKAEMDRFCDAMISIRQEIEKVSKSEPNNPLKNAPHTQEMICSDQWDYPYSRATAAFPLSYVKEDKFWPSVRRVDDAYGDRNLICTCVPIDEYAEV from the coding sequence ATGAACCCAGATATTTTTTCGCAAAGACATATAGGTCCTAATACTACTCAGGTCAACGAAATGTTACAGGCCATAGGAGTTCAGTCCATAGACGAATTAATCGCCCAAACTGTACCAAACAATATCCGCCTTCCAAGACCTTTGAAGTTAGAGCATCCACTGAGTGAGCAAAAATTTCTAGAACACATCCACAATTTGGGTTCAAAAAATAAAGTTTTTAAATCCTATATTGGAATGGGATATCACCCTTCCAATTTACCTGCAGTAATTCAAAGAAATATACTTGAGAACCCCGGATGGTACACCGCGTATACTCCATACCAAGCAGAAATTGCTCAGGGTCGCCTTGAAGCTTTACTGAATTTTCAAACAATGATAACAGACCTAACCGGAATGGAATTGGCTAATGCTTCCTTGCTTGATGAGAGTACCGCGGCAGCTGAAGCAATGGCACTTTTATTTGCCGTTAGAGACCGTGCCTCTGTAAAATCAGCTGTAGTTAAGTTTTTTGTTTCAGAAGATATATTCCCCCAAACACTGGCTGTACTTCAAACTAGAGCTATCCCTATTGGAGTCGAACTGGTCATTGGCAATGCTGAAGAGTTTAAATTTAATTCGGATTTTTTTGGAGCCCTTATACAATATCCAGGTGCATCAGGAAATATTACAGACATAGAAACCTTTATTGAAACGGCTAATGCCAACAATATCAAAGTTGCTGTCGCTGCGGATATTCTGAGTTTAGTAAAACTTGAAGCACCTGGGAAATTTGGTGCCGATGTAGTGGTGGGCACCACGCAGCGTTTTGGGATTCCTATGGGTTATGGAGGGCCACATGCCGCATACTTTGCTACTAAAGAAGCCTATAAACGCCATATCCCTGGACGAATAATAGGAGTAACAAAAGATATGAACGGGCAACGTGCTCTACGTATGGCGCTTCAAACTAGAGAGCAACACATCAAAAGAGATCGAGCTACATCCAACATATGTACCGCGCAAGTTTTACTGGCTGTAATGGCTGGCATGTATGCCGTATACCATGGGCCAAATGGACTAAAATATATCGCCAACAAAGTCCATCAAAACACAAATCGTCTTGCCAATGCATTGACAAAAGCAGGACTAGTTCTTGAATATCATAACTATTTTGACACCTTACGCATCAAAGTCGAAAAGGTCGACAAAATCAAAGAAATTGCAGTAAATCATGAGGTTAATTTCTTTTACCCTGATACCACTACTGTTTCCATTTCTGTAAATGAAACTACAGACGAAAAGGACTTAAAAGTAATTCTTTCTATTTTTTCAAAAGCATTAAACAACACAATCGAACTTGAAGATTCATCAAGTGAAGTTCTCCCCGAAAATTTAATCAGAAAATCAAGTTTTCTTACTAATTCTGTTTTTAACACCTACCATTCAGAGACAGAGTTGATGCGCTACATCAAACGCCTAGAGCGCAAAGATTTAGCATTGAATTTCTCAATGATTTCCCTAGGTTCTTGTACAATGAAGCTAAATGCTGCAGTAGAAATGCTGCCATTAAGTTGGTCCAATTGGGGAAATATCCATCCCTTTGCCCCATTAGATCAAGTTAAAGGATATGCTGAAGTACTTAGCACACTAGAAAAACAACTCAACGAAATTACTGGTTTTTCAGGCACCTCTTTGCAACCCAATTCTGGAGCTCAGGGCGAATTTGCTGGGCTTATGACGATCAAGGCATATCATGAATCGCGTGGAGATCACCACAGAAAAATATGCATCATCCCATCATCTGCTCATGGTACAAACCCCGCCAGTGCCGTGATGGCTGGAATGAAAGTTGTGGTCACTAAATCCTCCGAAAACGGAAATATTGATGTTGAAGATTTACGTCAAAAAGCCATTCAACATAAGGACAGTCTTGCTGCCCTTATGGTTACCTATCCTTCAACCCATGGAGTCTATGAATCTGAAATAAAACAAATCACACAAATCATTCACGATTACGGCGGACAAGTGTACATGGACGGCGCAAATATGAATGCGCAAGTAGGACTTACAAACCCTGGACAAATTGGTGCGGATGTATGCCACCTCAACTTACATAAAACCTTTGCTATACCACACGGTGGTGGTGGTCCAGGAGTAGGACCTATTTGTGTAGCCGAACAGCTCACACCCTTTCTCCCTGGAAATCCATTAATAAAAACTGGGGGGAGCCAAGCCATCACATCGATTTCTGGGGCACCTTATGGTTCTGCGCTTGCTTGCCTAATCTCTTATGGATATATTAAAATGCTCGGAGCAGAGGGCCTTACTCAAGCTACAAAGGTCGCCATCTTAAATGCCAACTACATTAAAGAACGGCTTGAGGGGTATTACCCAACTCTTTATACTGGTGAAAAAGGCCGTGCAGCCCACGAAATGATTATCGATTGCCGTTCTTTCAAAACCAATGGAATTGAAGTCACCGATATTGCCAAACGTCTAATGGACTATGGGTTTCATGCGCCAACAGTTTCATTTCCAGTTGCGGGTACTATGATGATTGAACCCACAGAAAGCGAGAGTAAAGCTGAAATGGATCGTTTTTGTGATGCCATGATCTCCATAAGACAAGAAATTGAAAAAGTAAGTAAATCAGAACCCAACAATCCACTAAAAAACGCACCCCATACGCAAGAAATGATTTGTAGCGACCAATGGGATTACCCATACAGTCGAGCAACGGCAGCATTCCCTTTGTCATATGTAAAAGAAGATAAATTCTGGCCTTCTGTACGCCGTGTTGATGATGCCTATGGCGATAGGAATTTAATATGTACTTGTGTCCCAATAGATGAATACGCCGAAGTTTAA